In Deltaproteobacteria bacterium, the sequence GACGGCATCCAGGAGTACGACAACCCGCTGCCGCGCTGGTGGGTGTACCTCTTCATCGGCACCATCCTCACCGCCGTCGTCTACATCCCCTACTACCACTTCGGCCCCGGCGTGCTGCCGATGCAGGCGTGGGCGCAGGACATGGAAGAGTGGAACCGACTGCACCCGCCGGTGCCGCTGCCCGACGAGAACGAGCTGGTCGCGATGGCGAGCGACGATCCCAAGCTGCCCGAGCGCGGCAAGGGCATCTTCCAGGTGCGGTGCGCTTCCTGCCATGCCGCCGATGGCGGCGGTCAGGTCGGCCCCAACCTCACCGACGACTTCGCCCTGCACGGCTACTCGCGCGCCAACATCGTCAAGGTCGTGCACGACGGCGTCACCGCCAAGGGCATGATCGCGTGGGGCCGTCAGCTGTCG encodes:
- a CDS encoding c-type cytochrome, coding for MSKVEDRSFDYDYDGIQEYDNPLPRWWVYLFIGTILTAVVYIPYYHFGPGVLPMQAWAQDMEEWNRLHPPVPLPDENELVAMASDDPKLPERGKGIFQVRCASCHAADGGGQVGPNLTDDFALHGYSRANIVKVVHDGVTAKGMIAWGRQLSRQDIVAVGLYVYSLRGTKPANPKAPQGDPITD